ACGACGACGTGCAGAAAGTCCACGCCAACTTCGACATCCCCGACGAGATACTGGAAAGGGCCACCGCCTGACGCCATGAAGGTAATAGGGGTGGATCCAGGAACCATGGTAACCGGGTATGGCGTTGTCTCCGAATTAAAGGGAGTGAAAAAGTGCCATGCCTGGGGGGTTATCCGCCCCATGCCCAAGGCGCCCATGCCAAAGAGGCTCCGGCAGATCGCCGAGGGGTTGCGCGAGGTGATAAGGTCTCACCAACCGGACGAACTGGCGCTGGAGGAGACTTTCGTGGCCAAAGACCCCAGGGGCGCGTTAAAGCTGGGGCAGGCCCGGGGGGTGATAATGCTGGTAGCGGAGGAGTCGGGTTTGCCGGTGTCGGAATATTCGCCCCTGAAGGTCAAGCAGACCCTTACAGGCTACGGCCAGGCGGAAAAAGAACAGGTGCGGGTGATGGTTCGCCATGCGCTGGCGCTCAAAGAAAACCCGGAGCCGCTGGACGCATCAGACGCGCTGGCCATCGCCATAACACATATAAACCATACCGGCCCGCTGGGGCAGGCCAAATGATAGCTCACATCAGCGGCAGGCTGATCCAGAAAAAACCGGCCCACGCCGTGGTGGAAGCCGGGGGGGTGGGATACCTGCTTTTCATATCCCTGCAAACATATTATGTTTTGCCTGAAGAGGGGGCGGCCGTCTCCCTCCACGTCCACACTTCCGTGCGGGAAGACGCCATAAACCTTTTTGGATTCATTTCGGCGCGGGAAAGGGAAGTGTTTGAGAAACTCATCGGGGTGAACAAGGTGGGCCCCAAAATGGCCATAACGATCCTTTCCGGAATGCCATGCGAGGAGTTCGCCAACGCCGTGCAAAACAGGGACGTGGCCAGGTTAAGCCTAATACCCGGCATTGGCAGGAAGACCGCCGAACGGCTTATAGTGGAGCTTGCCGACAAGCTCTCAGCGGCGGATTTCGCCCCTGTCGGGGGCTCCGGCGTTTCCGGAGGAACCAGCGCGTTAAATAACGATACCGTGGAGGCGCTCATTTCCCTGGGGTATGGCCGGGCCGAGGCTGTTCGGGCCGCAAGGGAGGCGTTCAATGGAAAAAGCGGTGGCCGGGCTGTAGACAGCGTTCAGGACGGCATCCGGGAGGCGTTGAAGCTGTTATCGGCGGGGAAATAGCCGTGGAAACGGATAAAAAACCGCACCGCGCCGGATTTTGCAAAAATGAAATATGTTTGCTTGACAAGGCGGCCTGTTTGGATAGAATTAACTTTCGTTGTTTCGCGGGTGTAACTCAGTGGTAGAGTGCAACCTTGCCAAGGTTGAAGTCGAGGGTTCAAATCCCTTCACCCGCTCCAAATCCAACAAACCGCGCGGCGGCATCATGTTATTCGCGCCCCCCTGCTGGCTATAAAGCATGGATCAACTAATTTTCGCCGGGCCGGTCTTGATCAGCGTCATTCTCGCCGCCCTCGTATTCTACCTTTACAGAAGCCGTGACGGATCCGCCGGAAAGGACATTTATCTCCTCGAAAAAGGGCAGGAGCGCATTGAAAGGCTATTGCCCGAGGAATTTTCCCGCCTGCGGGGGGAGCAGAGGGATTCGGTTAAAGCGATGGGCGATTCGCTTTTCTCACAGGTCACGAACATGGCCTCCCTTACGGAGAAGAATCTGGAAGGGGTTTTAAACCAGTTCGCCGGTTTCAGGAAAGAGCTTGAATCCACGCGCCAGAGCCTCGATATGAAGATGAAAGCCATGCAGGATGAGAACTCGGCGCGGCTGGAGAAGATAACCGGTATAGTTGACGAAAAGCTTCATGAAACCCTGCAAAGCCGGCTTGGCAACGCTTTCAAGCAAGTGAGCGACCAGTTGGAGCAGGTCCACAAGGGGCTTGGGGAAATGCGTAGCCTCGCCGCCAGCGTAGGCTCGCTGGAAAAAACGCTGGCCAACGTGAAGACCCGGGGCGTTTGGGGCGAAGTGGCGCTGGAGGCCCTTTTGGAGCAGATAATGCACCCTGGACAATACGAAAAAAACGTCGCCACCCGGCCAAGGTCCAATGAACGGGTGGAGTTCGCCATAAAGCTTCCGGGCGCTGGAGACAACGGTTCCATATGGCTTCCGGTGGACGCCAAGTTCCCGGTGGAAGATTACATCCGTCTTGTGGAAGCGCAGGATAAAGGGGATCCGGCGGGGGCGGATGCGGCGGCCAAGTCTCTGGAGACAAAGATAAAGACCTTCGCCAAAA
This DNA window, taken from Nitrospinota bacterium, encodes the following:
- the ruvC gene encoding crossover junction endodeoxyribonuclease RuvC translates to MKVIGVDPGTMVTGYGVVSELKGVKKCHAWGVIRPMPKAPMPKRLRQIAEGLREVIRSHQPDELALEETFVAKDPRGALKLGQARGVIMLVAEESGLPVSEYSPLKVKQTLTGYGQAEKEQVRVMVRHALALKENPEPLDASDALAIAITHINHTGPLGQAK
- the ruvA gene encoding Holliday junction branch migration protein RuvA, with the protein product MIAHISGRLIQKKPAHAVVEAGGVGYLLFISLQTYYVLPEEGAAVSLHVHTSVREDAINLFGFISAREREVFEKLIGVNKVGPKMAITILSGMPCEEFANAVQNRDVARLSLIPGIGRKTAERLIVELADKLSAADFAPVGGSGVSGGTSALNNDTVEALISLGYGRAEAVRAAREAFNGKSGGRAVDSVQDGIREALKLLSAGK
- the rmuC gene encoding DNA recombination protein RmuC — protein: MDQLIFAGPVLISVILAALVFYLYRSRDGSAGKDIYLLEKGQERIERLLPEEFSRLRGEQRDSVKAMGDSLFSQVTNMASLTEKNLEGVLNQFAGFRKELESTRQSLDMKMKAMQDENSARLEKITGIVDEKLHETLQSRLGNAFKQVSDQLEQVHKGLGEMRSLAASVGSLEKTLANVKTRGVWGEVALEALLEQIMHPGQYEKNVATRPRSNERVEFAIKLPGAGDNGSIWLPVDAKFPVEDYIRLVEAQDKGDPAGADAAAKSLETKIKTFAKSIRDKYLEPPHTTDFGVMFLPTEGLYAEVLRRPGLAEGLQREFRVVVAGPVTLAALLNSLQMGFKTLAVEKRAGDVWRVVESLRVEFGKFGDLLARTRKKIEDAATSMDDVESRARVITKTLGRAQKLDEPPGEENAEAKN